TGCGGATCTCGATGCGCGGACGTCCGGGAATCTTGATGTCGCGGTGCTCCGTCAAAGCGGACGAATCGATTGGCTTGGAGAACGCTGGCCAGCCGCAGCCGGCGTCGAATTTGTCGGTGGAGAGGAACAGCGGTTCGCCGCTCACGACATCCACGTAAATGCCCGGCTCGAAATTCTGGTCGTACTTGTTGGTAAACGGAGCCTCGGTCGCTGCCTCCTGCGTTACCGCGTACTGCTCCGGGTCGAGGTCCCAGACGCGCTCGATATAGCGCTGCCGCTTGCCGACGTTCAGTAGCTTGGCCACCGGGATGTGGCAGTATCCGCCCGGGTTCTTGTCAAGATAATCCTGATGATAGGTCTCGGCGGGGTAGAAGTTGCGCAGCGGCTCCACGATCACCGCAGGTTCACGCCCCTCGCGCGTGGCAAGCTCATGCAAAGCCTTCTCGTATATGGCTTTCTGCACCTCGTCGAGGCAGAACATTGCAGTGCGGTATTGTCGTCCCGTGTCGTTGCCCTGTCGGTCGACGGAGAACGGATCGATGACGTCCAGAAACAGCAGTGTCAGTGTCCGCAAGGTTACGCGGGACGGATTATAGCTGACGCGCACGGTTTCCGCCGCGTCCGTTATCCCGCTGCAAACTTCTTCATACGATGGGTTCTCCTTGCGAGATTGCGCATA
This genomic stretch from Bifidobacterium sp. ESL0690 harbors:
- the msrA gene encoding peptide-methionine (S)-S-oxide reductase MsrA, with product MTLMNKTDHNLSTNAKTETQTAYFAGGCFWGVERYFQGVDGVTDTQVGYAQSRKENPSYEEVCSGITDAAETVRVSYNPSRVTLRTLTLLFLDVIDPFSVDRQGNDTGRQYRTAMFCLDEVQKAIYEKALHELATREGREPAVIVEPLRNFYPAETYHQDYLDKNPGGYCHIPVAKLLNVGKRQRYIERVWDLDPEQYAVTQEAATEAPFTNKYDQNFEPGIYVDVVSGEPLFLSTDKFDAGCGWPAFSKPIDSSALTEHRDIKIPGRPRIEIRTADSQIHLGHVFDDGPKDRGGLRYCMNSASLRFVPRDQMEAQGYGKYVKLLDDAQ